ATTTGAGAGCGAGTTGCCCCCAAACTCTGGGCTGAAGTTATATAAAGAACGATACTAATTCCATAGGCTAGTATTCCTATACCTAATGCAATGAAAATATTAACGACAGAAGTAGTAGAAGGTTGGATTAATATACCTAAAGAGAGATTAACACTTCCTGCTACTATTCCTTTATAAAATGTACTTTGTGCAGGACTTATGCCATCGATTAGTGCTGTTAAATGGTTGTCTAAACCCCAAGCAATACAAGCAATAGTTACCAACAAACCCGCTTCAATACCTGCTACTCCCTCACCTACAGATAATAAAATCGCAGCGAAAACACAGCCAGCTACACCAAGCCAACCAATTCGTCCTAAATGGTCTTGAAAAAAACAATAACCTAAAATTGCTGTAGCTATTAATTCTAAATTTAACCAGAGAGAAACAGAAGCAGAAGAAGCAAATTGAAGTCCTAATAAAAGAAATATCGGTGCTAGAATTCCGCCAAAAATAATAGCCCCCAAAAGATATAATCGATTTTTATTTGATAGTTGACTAGGTAGTCTAACTTCTCTTTTTTTTACTAATAGGGGTATAACTCCGATTGCTGCTCCTAAATAAAGTAATCCAGCTAACTGAATCGGAGCAAAAGAGTTTAGCAATACTTTACTAGCAGGAGTTGCCGAGCCAAATAAGGCTGCTGAGATTAAAGCTAATAAAATAGGTAATTGTTTGTTCATAATTTTCAAAGTTTTCAACTACAAATATTATTTGATTTATATTTTTCCCAGAACCAAAAACTTAACATCCCTAAAAAAATTAGTCCCATAACACCAGCCATTGGATTATTATCAATCCCAGTAATTAAAGGAGAAACTTTTTCTGTATAATTCAAGAGTTTACCCACATTAAATATATAATATCCCCAAACTAAACCTCCATGTAATCCAATACAAATTCCTAATCTATTGGAATTTACTGATTTTGCCAAAACTAAAGTTAATCCTAATAAAACCAAGGCGGGGAATTGAGGAAATGTTCTTATAATTTCTTCAATGGGTTTTAGAAAGTGCAATATGGCATAAATAATTCCATTGAATAACG
The nucleotide sequence above comes from Stanieria cyanosphaera PCC 7437. Encoded proteins:
- a CDS encoding DMT family transporter yields the protein MNKQLPILLALISAALFGSATPASKVLLNSFAPIQLAGLLYLGAAIGVIPLLVKKREVRLPSQLSNKNRLYLLGAIIFGGILAPIFLLLGLQFASSASVSLWLNLELIATAILGYCFFQDHLGRIGWLGVAGCVFAAILLSVGEGVAGIEAGLLVTIACIAWGLDNHLTALIDGISPAQSTFYKGIVAGSVNLSLGILIQPSTTSVVNIFIALGIGILAYGISIVLYITSAQSLGATRSQMLFSSAPLFGILFAALILGEKITLFQQIALVLKIGSLFALFQDQHNHQHEHSAIAHQHLHRHDDEHHTHNHPEGLVSLLHSHWHEHEAMLHTHFHLPDIHHRHQHS